The Paraflavitalea devenefica genomic interval TCGATGAGAATGTATGGGCCATTACCGCCAAGGCGCCCAAACGTAGCTGGAGCGACCTGGTAGATGAGTTCCTCGCCCTGCGCGCCGCCAATGAACTGTTCTTTACCGCCCTCGATGAAGACCAGTTGCTGGCCACCGGTACTGCCAATAACAATCAAATCAGCGTGGCCGGTCTCGGCTTTGTATGTGCCGGCCATGTGGCGCATCATATGAATATTATTAAGGAACGTTACTTAGGAGAGTATCCACCGCTCAAGCCGGTGCGGAAGAAGAAACGGCAGGCGTGAGCTTGTCACTTTCTTTGCCTTTGGAGTGGATGCCTGTTGGTAAGAGGCTGCTACTTTTTGATTCCTCCTATGCCGGGGTTCATGATTACTTGTATCTTCTTGTTTTTCCTTTGCCTTTAATCGATGATGAATAGCGAGCTTACTGCTGGATGCTTTTCGTGAACCAGGCGTATAGTTCCTTCAACTCGCCATGGGCTTCCAGTAGTTCGAGGTGTTTCTGAATGGTCGGTGTGTCGTGCCGTATGGCAGGGCCGGTCTGTGCATCGCGAGGCGACAGGTATTGCAATCGCTCTGCTACTTCCTTTATCAATGGATGCAATAGTTGAAAGCTAGCTCTCTCCGCTGCACAATACTGCGCCGCCAATGTATACAAGTGATTGGTAAAGTTGCTCACCATGACCGCTGCTACATGTAATTTCAGACGCTGTTCATCACTGGCCACCTGCACCTGCGGGGAAAGGCTGTTGGCTACAGTCTGCAGCAGGGAAAGATCTTCTTCCGTATTGGCATTGATGAGCAAAGGGATCACGGGCAATTGGGGCATTTCTTTGCGTAAGCTTTGTAAAGGATATAAGATGCCATACCGTGCACTTACTGGTTTCAGCACTTCTGCGGATACGGATCCAGCTGTATGTACTACCAGTTTATCCTTTACGGGCAGAGAAGCTGCTACTGCGGCAATCGCCGCATCTGCCACGGCAATGAGGTAGAGGTCTGCACTGGTGTCCAGTTCTTCCATACGGGTGGTATAGCCGGCCTGTAACTGCGCTGCCAATGTTCTTGCGTGTGTGGCTGCACGTCCGTACACCTGTACCACTTCATGGCCTGCTGCCGTGATGGTACGGCCCAGAACCGTTGCTACATTGCCTGTGCCGATGATGACGATGCGCATGATCTTGATTTGGGACGCAAGCTAAGGAAAACTTATTCTATCTTGCCTTCCCATGAAGTTTGCACAGCAACTGGTTGTTAATTATCTCCGGGCGAGGCTCAATATGATTTCTCTGGTCTCTCCGAGGCGGGCAGCGGTGAAGGCCTTCGAATTGTTCTGCACGCCGCTGCGCCGGTCGCGCAAACAACCCCCTGCCATTTTCGACCAGGGCGAAGCATTGTCCTTCACGCTGGAAGGAATTACCATCCGCGGGCACCGCTGGAACCATCCGCAGCCCCGGAAAGCACTGATCGTTCATGGCTTTGAATCTTCCTCCAAAAATTTCGACCGCTATATTACGCCTCTTATCCGCAAGGGATACGAAGTACTCGCCTTTGACGCACCTGCCCATGGTAACTCCGGCGGCAAACAGATCAACCTGCCTTTGTATGTACGCACCCTGCAGGAGATTAACCAGCGATACGGTCCTATACAAAGTTTTATGGCGCACTCCTTCGGCGGACTGGCCCTCGTACATTTTATCGAAACCATCCCGCATACAGCCGACACCCGCGTAGCCCTGATTGCCCCTGCTACCGAGACCACTTCGGCCATTGACTCTTTTTTCCGGTTCCTCGATCTACGCCCCACAGTACGAACCGCCTTTGATCAACTCATCTTTGACCTGTCGGGCGTATGGCCTGCTCATTTTTCTATCCGCCGCGCCATGCAGCAAGTGCAGGCCCAGGTATTGTGGCTGCATGATGAGCAGGATGAGCTGACGCCGCTGGCGGATGCGCTGAAAGTGCGTGATGATCAGCATCCGCAGGTTTCGTTTGTGATTACACAAGGGTTGGGCCATAGAGCGATCTACCGTGATAACAAAGTGGTGAAACAGGTCATAGAATTCTTGTAGTACAAACAAAGAAAGTGACCAATCTTATCCAAAGATCATATGATTTTAACGTTCATGTATTTCGGAGGGCAGGGGTTTGGAGAAAAATTCTATATTGATGACGGATTCGTCAACGATTAATTTTTTTATTATTTGAACCAGATCTCACGGAGAAAATTCCTGCTGCATACCGGCCGGCTGGCGGGTGGCGCCTACCCGGCCATGATGGCACTGGGCCTGTTGCCCGAAGCGCCGGCCCCCGATTTCCAACTGCCGGGCACCGCCAAAGGCGAACATATTGTTATCCTCGGGGCCGGACTGGCGGGACTCACCGCCGCCTACGAACTGCAACAACTGGGCTACCGCTGCACCATTCTTGAAGCCCGCAACCGGGCAGGCGGCCGCTGCTGGAGCGTACGCAAAGGATCGACCCATACAGAAACCGGTCAACCGGAACAAAAAGCCGCCTTTGATGAAGGCCTTTATTTCAATGCCGGTCCCTCCCGCATTCCCCATCACCACGCGATTACTTTACATTACTGCAAGGCGCTGAACGTGCCCCTGCAGGTGTATAATAATGTGAATGAGTCGGCGTATTATTTCAGTGAAGGCAAGGGTCCACTGAGCAACAAGAAGGTGCGGGTGCGGGAAGTGCACAATGATGTACGTGGCCATATCGCGGAGCTGCTGGCCAAAGCCGTTGACAGTAAACAGGTGGATACCGCCCTCACGAAGGAAGACGCCCAGAAGGTGGTGGAGTACCTGCGCGCAGAAGGCGGACTGGACCTCGACAAGCTGTATAAAGCCTCCGCCCGCCGCGGTTATGTGGAAGCGCCGGGCTATGGGGAGAAAGCCGGCCGCATCGGCGAGCCGCATACCCTGGCCGCTATTATCAGTTCGGGCCTGCTGGACCCCGATTTCTATAATGTGGCGGAATATACGTACGAGCTACAGACTCCCCTATTCCAGGCTGTGGGTGGCATGGACATGATCGCCAAAGCCCTGGAAAAGAAACTGGTTACCCCTGTACAGTTCCATGCAGCCGTGACTACGATCCGCAATACCGAGCAAGGCGTACAGATCCATTATACGACACCGGCCGGCAATAAAAGTATTAGCGGCGACCTGTGCATCTGCACCCTGCCCCTGCCGGTATTGAGCAATATCGACCATAATTTCTCTTCCCCCGTGAGCCGCGCGATTGACTATGCTCATTATATCCAAACCGGTAAGATCGGGCTGCAGTTCAAACGCCGCTTCTGGGAAGAAGATGAACATATTTATGGCGGCATCACGCATACGAATAATGAGCTGACACAGATATTTTATCCTTCCCATGATTATCTCGGGAAGAAAGGCGTACTGATCGGGTATTATAATTTCAATGAGAAAGCGCGCATCGTAGGCGAGCTATCCTTTGCCAAACGCCAGGAACTGGCGCTGCAGAAAGGACGCCTGATCCATCCGCAATATGACCCCGAATTTGAGCAAGGGTTTTCGGTGAGTTGGCATAAGACCCAATTCAACCTGGGTGGCTGGGCCGTTTATACCGGCGAAGCGCGCACCACCCACTATAAGGCTTTGCTGGCGCCGGATAAAAACGTATATTTTGCCGGAGAGCATACGACGTACCTGAACTCGTGGATGGCCGGGGCTTTTGAATCGGCGAGGGTGGCTGCCACCGCTGTTCATGGGAGACTATCGGAACAAAGACTACAGTATAAGTAAACAAAACTAACTACTATGCCTACTACAATTAACCGCCGGCAACTGCTCAAGACCGGCGCCCTGCTCACCGGTGGACTTGGCCTGCTTCCTGCTTTTGTACACAAGGCCCTGGCCCATCCGCCCGCTGAAGTATTCGACCCGCTGCGCACCTGGGAAACCGATGAATCGGTGATCCTTTCCGCCCCGCCGGATATCAAGGCCCGGCTTGGCGCCAATGAAAACCCCTTCGGCCCTTCGCCCAAAGCCAAGAAAGCCATCCAGGACACCATCGGCGATAGTTACCGCTATCCTTTTATGTACAGTCGCGAGCTGGTGACCAAGATCGCTACTTTTGAAGGCATACAACCCATGCAGATCCTGCTGGGCGCCGGCTCCTCTCCCCTGCTGCTGGCCGCGGCCCTGTATTACAGCAAGGACGGCGGCAATATTGTTACCGGCGACCCTTCTTACGAAGACCTGCCCGAGAAAGCCCAGCAATTCAAAGCTACGATCATCAAGGTGCCGCTGACGGCTGATTATAAACTGGACCTGACCGCCATGGAGAAAGCCATTACGGCTGATACCAAACTAGTGTATATCTGCAATCCTAATAACCCCACCGCCACCGCGCTGGATACCGCCGCACTGAAAGCATTCTGTGAACGCGTATCG includes:
- a CDS encoding pyridoxal phosphate-dependent aminotransferase; translation: MPTTINRRQLLKTGALLTGGLGLLPAFVHKALAHPPAEVFDPLRTWETDESVILSAPPDIKARLGANENPFGPSPKAKKAIQDTIGDSYRYPFMYSRELVTKIATFEGIQPMQILLGAGSSPLLLAAALYYSKDGGNIVTGDPSYEDLPEKAQQFKATIIKVPLTADYKLDLTAMEKAITADTKLVYICNPNNPTATALDTAALKAFCERVSAKVPIFIDEAYIDYLDDPKGASMMECVRKGQNVIIARTFSKLYGFAGLRVGYAVGPASVIRSMNQYTNAGMCLSSTSIQAANACYNDTEYLNDAKAKTMASKKFLYEVLEKEGYTWIPSAANFVMFPLKMEAPKFGMEMMKRGVMIRTWRFAGKDWCRISLGTMEEMEVFAKAFKEIS
- a CDS encoding alpha/beta hydrolase, producing the protein MKFAQQLVVNYLRARLNMISLVSPRRAAVKAFELFCTPLRRSRKQPPAIFDQGEALSFTLEGITIRGHRWNHPQPRKALIVHGFESSSKNFDRYITPLIRKGYEVLAFDAPAHGNSGGKQINLPLYVRTLQEINQRYGPIQSFMAHSFGGLALVHFIETIPHTADTRVALIAPATETTSAIDSFFRFLDLRPTVRTAFDQLIFDLSGVWPAHFSIRRAMQQVQAQVLWLHDEQDELTPLADALKVRDDQHPQVSFVITQGLGHRAIYRDNKVVKQVIEFL
- a CDS encoding Rossmann-like and DUF2520 domain-containing protein, producing MRIVIIGTGNVATVLGRTITAAGHEVVQVYGRAATHARTLAAQLQAGYTTRMEELDTSADLYLIAVADAAIAAVAASLPVKDKLVVHTAGSVSAEVLKPVSARYGILYPLQSLRKEMPQLPVIPLLINANTEEDLSLLQTVANSLSPQVQVASDEQRLKLHVAAVMVSNFTNHLYTLAAQYCAAERASFQLLHPLIKEVAERLQYLSPRDAQTGPAIRHDTPTIQKHLELLEAHGELKELYAWFTKSIQQ
- a CDS encoding flavin monoamine oxidase family protein; translated protein: MNQISRRKFLLHTGRLAGGAYPAMMALGLLPEAPAPDFQLPGTAKGEHIVILGAGLAGLTAAYELQQLGYRCTILEARNRAGGRCWSVRKGSTHTETGQPEQKAAFDEGLYFNAGPSRIPHHHAITLHYCKALNVPLQVYNNVNESAYYFSEGKGPLSNKKVRVREVHNDVRGHIAELLAKAVDSKQVDTALTKEDAQKVVEYLRAEGGLDLDKLYKASARRGYVEAPGYGEKAGRIGEPHTLAAIISSGLLDPDFYNVAEYTYELQTPLFQAVGGMDMIAKALEKKLVTPVQFHAAVTTIRNTEQGVQIHYTTPAGNKSISGDLCICTLPLPVLSNIDHNFSSPVSRAIDYAHYIQTGKIGLQFKRRFWEEDEHIYGGITHTNNELTQIFYPSHDYLGKKGVLIGYYNFNEKARIVGELSFAKRQELALQKGRLIHPQYDPEFEQGFSVSWHKTQFNLGGWAVYTGEARTTHYKALLAPDKNVYFAGEHTTYLNSWMAGAFESARVAATAVHGRLSEQRLQYK
- a CDS encoding DinB family protein, whose translation is MISRKEVATTVPESFKRYVNAISENNLEEALRKNTRRFRKLLKNIPKKKINYAYAEGKWSLKEMLQHIVDAERVFTFRALHFARKDGAPLPGFDENVWAITAKAPKRSWSDLVDEFLALRAANELFFTALDEDQLLATGTANNNQISVAGLGFVCAGHVAHHMNIIKERYLGEYPPLKPVRKKKRQA